In Excalfactoria chinensis isolate bCotChi1 chromosome 5, bCotChi1.hap2, whole genome shotgun sequence, a single genomic region encodes these proteins:
- the EIF5 gene encoding eukaryotic translation initiation factor 5: MSVNVNRSVSDQFYRYKMPRLIAKVEGKGNGIKTVIVNMVDVAKALNRPPTYPTKFFGCELGAQTQFDVKNDRYIVNGSHEANKLQDMLDGFIKKFVLCPECENPETDLHVNPKKQTIGNSCKACGYRGMLDTNHKLCTFILKNPPESGDTGTGKKEKEKKNRKGKDKENGSVSSNETPPPPPPEEITPPQVVEEEDDDDWGEDTTEEAQRRRMDEISDHAKNLTLSEDLERTVEERVNILFDFVKKKKEEGVIDSSDKDIVAEAERLDVKAMGPLVLTEVLFDEKIREQIRKYRRHFLRFCHNNKKAQRYLLHGFECVVAMHQSQLISKIPHILKEMYDADLLEEEVILGWAEKASKKYVSKELAKEIRVKAEPFIKWLKEAEEESSGNEEEDEDENIEVVYSTTASVPKVETVKPANNKDDDIDIDAI; the protein is encoded by the exons ATGTCTGTCAACGTCAACCGCAGTGTTTCAGATCAGTTCTATCGCTACAAAATGCCCCGTCTGATTGCCAAG gttGAGGGCAAAGGAAATGGAATAAAGACGGTTATAGTCAACATGGTTGACGTTGCAAAGGCGCTTAATCGGCCTCCAACGT ATCCTACCAAATTTTTTGGTTGTGAGCTGGGAGCACAGACCCAGTTTGATGTTAAGAATGACCGTTACATTGTCAATGGATCTCATGAGGCGAATAAGCTGCAAGACATGTTGGATGGATTCATTAAAAAATTTGTTCTCTGTCCTGAGTGTGAGAATCCTGAAACTGATCTG CATGTCAATCCTAAGAAACAAACTATAGGCAACTCTTGCAAAGCCTGTGGCTATCGAGGCATGCTTGACACAAACCATAAACTCTGCACATTCATTCTCAAAAACCCACCTG aaagtgGTGACACTGGtacagggaagaaagagaaggagaagaaaaatagaaaaggcaaggacaaagaaaatggttctgtgtccagcaATGAGacacctccacctccaccaccAGAGGAGATCACTCCTCCACAGGTTGTG gaggaagaggatgatgATGACTGGGGTGAAGACACAACAGAAGAAGCCCAAAGGCGCAGAATGGATGAAATCAGTGACCATGCAAAGAACCTCACACTTAGTGAAGACTTGGAAAGAACAGTGGAAGAGAGAGTCAACATACTGTTTGATTTTGTGAAG aaaaagaaggaagaaggtgTCATTGATTCTTCTGACAAGGACATTgtagcagaagcagagagacTGGATGTCAAGGCTATGGGCCCTCTAGTTCTGACTGAAGTCCTTTTTGATGAGAAGATTCGTGAACAGATAAGGAAATACAGGCGTCACTTCCTTCGT TTCTGCCACAATAACAAGAAAGCTCAGAGGTACCTTCTCCATGGCTTCGAGTGTGTGGTAGCCATGCATCAGTCTCAGCTTATTTCTAAAATACCACATATTTTGAAGGAGATGTATGATGCAGATCTTCTAGAAGAAGAGGTCATCCTTGGCTGGGCAGAAAAg gccTCAAAGAAATATGTTTCAAAGGAGCTTGCCAAAGAAATCCGTGTCAAAGCAGAACCATTTATTAAATGGctgaaggaagctgaagaagaaTCTTCCGGAAATGAAGAAGAGGATGAAGATGAAAACATAGAG GTGGTATACTCTACAACTGCCAGTGTACCTAAAGTTGAAACTGTGAAGCCTGCAAACAATAAAGATGATGATATTGATATTGATGCCATTTAA